Proteins from a single region of Runella sp. SP2:
- a CDS encoding amidohydrolase, with protein sequence MKNYFYALCAAFLAACSGQKKADLIVYNAAVYTVDSTFSKASAFAVKDGKFVAVGDSATVFSQFQSDSLVDAQGKPVYPGLYDAHAHFYGLGQMLDQADLVGTQSPEEIIERLKKYQAEHPDAVWIIGRGWDQNDWPIKEFPTKDILDKAFPNNPVYLTRIDGHAGWVNSKALQLAKITAETKAEGGLVVLKNGQPTGVLIDRAQQLVRALNPTPNKEDITSKLLKAQAMCFQYGLTNVGDAGLSPDVIDHIDSLQKAGTLKIRLYPMVSVSQENIEKMLKKGIYVSDRLNVRSFKIYADGALGSRGACLLKPYSDAPETTGFLLFSPAELEKWISQLANSEFQANTHCIGDSSNRLMLNLYAKYLKGKNNRRWRIEHSQIVDAADVTKFGDYSILPSAQPTHATSDMYWAGQRLGKDREKNGYIFKTLMEQNQKIALGTDFPVEAVSPFYTFHSAVYRQDAKGFPAGGYQVENALTREQTLRGMTIWSAYGNFEENRLGSIELGKAADFVILEKDLMTAPANELRELKVNKTYVAGEKVFERK encoded by the coding sequence ATGAAAAACTACTTTTACGCGCTCTGTGCCGCCTTTTTAGCGGCATGTTCAGGCCAGAAAAAAGCCGACCTAATTGTTTATAATGCAGCGGTCTATACCGTCGATTCGACCTTTTCCAAAGCCTCCGCTTTTGCCGTTAAAGATGGCAAATTTGTAGCCGTGGGCGATTCGGCCACCGTCTTTTCTCAGTTCCAGTCCGACTCCCTTGTCGATGCCCAAGGCAAACCCGTTTATCCTGGCCTATACGACGCCCACGCCCACTTCTACGGCCTCGGCCAAATGCTCGACCAAGCCGATTTGGTGGGCACGCAGTCGCCCGAAGAAATTATCGAACGCCTCAAAAAATACCAAGCCGAACATCCTGACGCCGTGTGGATTATTGGCCGTGGTTGGGACCAAAACGATTGGCCCATAAAAGAGTTTCCGACCAAAGACATCTTAGACAAAGCATTCCCCAACAACCCAGTCTATTTGACCCGCATCGACGGGCACGCGGGTTGGGTCAATTCCAAAGCTTTACAACTGGCAAAAATCACCGCAGAAACCAAAGCAGAAGGTGGCTTGGTGGTTCTGAAAAATGGACAACCGACGGGTGTGCTCATCGACCGCGCCCAGCAGCTTGTTCGCGCCCTCAATCCTACGCCCAACAAAGAAGATATTACGTCGAAACTCCTAAAAGCGCAGGCGATGTGTTTTCAATACGGCCTCACTAACGTCGGTGACGCGGGGTTGTCGCCTGATGTTATCGACCACATTGATAGCCTTCAGAAAGCAGGAACCCTCAAAATTCGGTTGTATCCGATGGTGAGCGTGAGTCAAGAAAACATCGAAAAGATGCTCAAAAAGGGCATTTATGTCTCTGACCGATTGAACGTTCGTTCGTTTAAGATTTATGCCGATGGCGCGTTGGGTTCGCGCGGGGCTTGTTTGCTCAAACCTTACAGCGACGCCCCCGAAACAACAGGCTTTCTGCTTTTTAGCCCCGCCGAACTTGAAAAATGGATTTCTCAATTGGCCAACAGCGAGTTTCAGGCCAATACGCACTGCATCGGGGATTCTTCTAACCGCTTGATGTTGAACCTCTACGCGAAGTATTTGAAAGGTAAAAATAATCGCCGTTGGCGGATTGAACACTCGCAAATTGTGGATGCTGCCGATGTAACGAAATTTGGCGATTATTCGATCTTACCTTCTGCCCAACCTACGCACGCTACCTCTGACATGTACTGGGCGGGGCAACGTTTGGGCAAAGACCGCGAAAAAAATGGGTATATTTTCAAAACCTTGATGGAGCAAAACCAAAAAATTGCGTTGGGCACCGATTTTCCCGTGGAGGCCGTCTCGCCTTTTTATACTTTTCACTCGGCCGTGTATCGGCAAGATGCCAAAGGCTTTCCTGCGGGAGGCTACCAAGTAGAAAATGCCCTGACGCGTGAACAAACGCTGCGCGGAATGACGATTTGGTCGGCCTACGGTAATTTTGAAGAAAATCGCCTCGGTAGCATCGAATTGGGCAAAGCGGCCGATTTTGTTATCCTAGAAAAAGACTTGATGACCGCCCCCGCCAACGAACTCCGTGAGCTAAAAGTGAACAAAACCTACGTAGCGGGCGAAAAGGTTTTTGAACGAAAATAA
- a CDS encoding acyltransferase has protein sequence MSKVSTSVYFPNLNGVRFIAAFSVLIHHIEQVKEVFKVPNFYDNHLIKSMGKLGVDLFFVLSGFLITYLLLHEKGRFGFINTRNFYIRRILRIWPLYFLIVLLSFFVFPQISLFVPPNNEASFMTQNVFRRLSLFLLVLPNIGFILYNAPYLAAQTWSIGVEEQFYYLWPWIVKDFSWKRLIITVFIFCFGTFAVFYIYYHWVGHTQYANNVPEITRFFFSQFRIITLMTGGLCAALVYYKKENLLRQLYRKDVQWAVYAVLAICLITGVHVSSLNLEFYGLFFGYFILNVSSNPASIVNLEYNWISYLGKISYGIYIYQTAFIVASVHLIQWTFGDSLSTLTFNLLLYPLSALLTIGVSALSYRYFETPFLTFKNRFSKH, from the coding sequence TTGAGCAAAGTTTCCACTTCAGTCTATTTTCCTAACCTCAACGGGGTTCGTTTTATTGCCGCCTTTTCGGTTTTGATTCACCACATTGAACAAGTGAAAGAGGTTTTCAAAGTTCCGAATTTTTACGACAATCACCTCATTAAGAGCATGGGGAAATTAGGTGTCGATTTATTTTTCGTACTTAGTGGCTTTCTTATCACCTATTTGTTGCTGCACGAAAAAGGCCGATTTGGGTTTATTAACACCCGTAACTTCTATATAAGACGGATTTTACGGATTTGGCCACTCTATTTTCTGATTGTGCTGCTTTCGTTTTTCGTTTTTCCTCAAATTTCCCTTTTTGTACCACCCAACAACGAGGCTTCGTTCATGACGCAAAACGTTTTTCGGCGATTGTCGCTTTTCTTGCTCGTTTTGCCCAACATCGGTTTTATTCTCTACAACGCTCCCTACTTAGCGGCTCAAACCTGGTCTATTGGCGTCGAGGAGCAATTTTACTACCTATGGCCTTGGATTGTCAAAGACTTTAGCTGGAAACGCCTCATCATCACTGTCTTTATCTTTTGTTTCGGCACCTTCGCCGTTTTTTACATTTATTACCATTGGGTTGGTCATACGCAATATGCAAACAACGTGCCTGAAATTACACGTTTCTTTTTCAGTCAGTTTCGAATCATTACCTTGATGACGGGCGGACTGTGTGCGGCCTTGGTGTATTATAAGAAAGAAAACTTACTACGACAACTTTACCGTAAAGATGTGCAGTGGGCCGTGTATGCAGTTTTAGCAATTTGCCTCATCACGGGGGTTCACGTGAGCAGCCTTAATTTGGAGTTTTACGGACTGTTTTTTGGTTATTTTATCCTCAACGTATCGAGTAATCCCGCCTCCATTGTCAACTTAGAATACAACTGGATTTCGTATTTGGGCAAGATTTCGTACGGGATTTATATTTACCAAACGGCTTTTATCGTCGCTAGTGTCCACCTCATTCAATGGACGTTTGGGGATTCTCTTTCTACGCTTACCTTCAACTTACTACTTTACCCGCTTTCAGCATTGCTCACCATTGGCGTATCGGCCTTGTCTTACCGCTACTTTGAAACGCCGTTTTTAACATTTAAGAATCGTTTCAGCAAGCACTAA
- a CDS encoding TolC family protein produces MKYFFLAFSIVFCLSLNSFSQELLTLENAVSTALEKSYSIKVVQSREAIAHNDNTRGNAGMLPVVSGTALQNFTRNSINQSFFNNIREPLVQSGIDNRNNNAGVTMVWTLYDGMGMFAAADRLKEFEKLGKTNVQIAIQNTVSQVANAYYEIIRQKQRLKALQNALDISATRQELAKANYEVGTTSKSEYLAAQVDYNQDQAAVLAQQQVIQNANVNLNALLFRDFETKFAVMDTIVFRNDLSLADLKQKLTENPNLLAAAQSRTLAKINEKEVKSTKYPQVDLVTGYTYTSFNNEVGFGPQKGQSRVLNYGLRLNVPIYDGYNQRRREQNAKVNTIITEYQEADLKNQLLSALERTYNSYQNSLQLFGFEEKNLKIARQNVDLAFERYKFGNSTAIEFREAQRNAVATESRLIEAAFNVKLAEIELLRLSSSIVTEVK; encoded by the coding sequence ATGAAATACTTTTTTCTTGCGTTCTCCATCGTTTTTTGTTTATCGCTCAATTCGTTCTCTCAAGAGTTATTGACGCTCGAAAATGCCGTTTCTACCGCCCTCGAAAAAAGCTATTCTATTAAAGTTGTCCAAAGTCGGGAGGCCATTGCACACAATGACAATACCCGAGGAAACGCGGGGATGTTGCCTGTCGTATCGGGAACGGCTCTCCAAAACTTTACGCGTAACAGCATCAACCAGTCGTTTTTTAACAATATTCGTGAGCCGTTGGTGCAGAGCGGAATTGATAACCGCAACAACAACGCGGGGGTAACTATGGTGTGGACGCTCTACGACGGAATGGGGATGTTTGCCGCCGCCGACCGTTTGAAAGAGTTTGAGAAATTGGGTAAAACCAACGTCCAAATAGCGATTCAGAACACCGTTTCGCAAGTGGCCAATGCGTATTACGAAATCATTCGCCAAAAACAACGCCTCAAAGCACTCCAAAATGCGTTGGATATTTCGGCAACGCGCCAAGAACTTGCCAAAGCAAATTATGAAGTAGGAACAACGTCAAAATCGGAATATTTGGCCGCGCAGGTGGATTACAACCAAGACCAAGCGGCGGTGTTGGCGCAGCAGCAGGTGATTCAAAATGCCAATGTAAACCTTAACGCCTTGCTGTTCCGCGATTTTGAAACCAAGTTTGCGGTCATGGATACCATCGTTTTTCGTAATGATTTGTCCTTGGCTGATTTGAAGCAAAAACTGACCGAAAACCCCAATTTGTTGGCGGCAGCTCAAAGCCGTACCTTGGCCAAAATCAACGAAAAAGAAGTCAAATCAACCAAATACCCGCAGGTGGACTTGGTGACGGGTTATACATACACGTCATTCAACAACGAAGTGGGTTTTGGTCCTCAAAAAGGACAGTCACGGGTGTTGAACTACGGATTGCGCCTGAATGTGCCGATTTATGACGGTTATAACCAACGTCGCCGCGAGCAAAACGCCAAAGTCAACACCATCATTACTGAATACCAAGAAGCCGATTTGAAAAACCAGTTGTTGTCGGCCCTTGAGCGTACGTACAACAGCTACCAAAACAGTCTTCAATTGTTTGGTTTTGAGGAGAAAAACCTAAAAATCGCGCGCCAAAACGTGGATTTGGCCTTTGAACGCTACAAATTTGGAAATTCAACGGCCATCGAATTCCGCGAAGCGCAACGCAATGCCGTTGCCACGGAATCACGCTTGATTGAAGCGGCTTTCAACGTCAAACTCGCCGAAATCGAACTCCTCCGCCTCAGTAGCTCTATTGTGACCGAAGTGAAGTAA